The nucleotide sequence ATCGGTTTGTTCAGTACGTCAGCCAGTGTCTGCATCACGAGGGTGGATTTTTTGGCTACGCCACCCATGCCCACAACAGTATGGATCGGCACGCCCTCTTCCTCAAAGCGTTCCACAATCGCTTTGGAGCCGAAACAGATCGCTTCTACTAGTGCCTTGAAGATTCTTGGGGCATCAATGCCCATATTCAACCCGTGGATAGCGCCTTTCAGCAGTTGGTTGGCATCAGGGGTACGTCTTCCATTGATCCAATCCAGTGCAATCACAGACGAGTCAGTCACCGGAATTCTCTCAGCCGCTTCTGAAAGGGCAGGGATGATATTGTCGGAAACCTGCTGCAGTTCCTGTGGCGCCAGTTCCTTGGCAGACCAGATCAGCAGGTTCTTGAACCATGCCAGCACATCCCCGAATCCGGATTGTCCAGCTTCCAATCCGATCATGCCCGGAATGATGGAACCGTCCACCTGACCGCAGATGCCCTGCACGAGATTATTATCGATTTCTTCTTCCGATGCGACTAACATATCGCAGGTCGAAGTGCCCATCACTTTTACCAAGGTATTGGACGTAATAGCACCGCCTAACGCACCCGCATGGGCATCAAATGTACCCACCGTGACAGTAACCTCCTCGGTAAGTCCCAGTCGGGAAGCCCATTCCTGGCAGAGTTTTCCGGCAGCCTGCTCAGCAGTATAGGTATGTTCATACAGATTGTCTCTCAGGTCTGCCAGCGAAGGATCCAAAGCTGACAGGAATGCCTTGTCCGGAAGTCCGTCCCATGACGGATGCCACATGGCTTTATGACCGGCAGCGCAGCGACTTCTTTTAAAGGTCTTCAGGTCTTTGGCACCGGTCAACACAAAAGGAATCCAGTCGCAGTGTTCCATCCAAGAATAAGCTGCGGCTGCTACCTCCTTGTCCTCACGGATGACATGCAGCACTTTCGCCCAGAACCACTCCGAAGAGTAGATGCCTCCTTCATATTTGGTAAAGTCTTCACCGCCCCAGCTTGCTGCCAGCTGATTGATTTCCTCCGCCTCTCTGATAGCCGTATGATCCTTCCACAACAGGAACATGGCATTGGGATTTTCCTCAAAACCTGCTGTCATCGAAAGTGGTGTTCCCTGTGCATTCACGGCTACTGGGGTGGAGCCGGTTGTGTCTACCGAAATGGCTTTGACAAAACGGCGTTCAGCAAGTGTCAGCTCTTCAACCACAGCCTTCACAGTAGCTTCCAGTCCTTCGAGGTAATCCAGCGGGTGTTGGCGAAACTGATTTTTCAGGGCATCGCAGTAAGTCAACTTGTTCCATCGCTGATACGGGTGGACGTGTGTCGCCATCACTTTTCCATCAGCGGTATTCACCAGTATCGCACGGCATGAGTCGGAACCGTAGTCCAGCCCAATCACATATTGTTTGGTGTTGTTCATATCTTTAAATATTTGATGTACGGTTTGTGCAGGAACTAAAGTAGGAGGAGTGACGGGTGGCGGGTTGTTCAATTGTTCACGAAAATAGTCCTGATCGTTCACAGGGTTTTTAATAGTGAAATGGAACATTGTACAAGTACAAAAGGGAAAAGTAGAAGGCTGTCTAATTTGAACCTGTCAAATTGAGATAATACGATAGGAACGAAATGCTGTACGATGATAGTAGAAAGGATGTTTTCATGACACTACTGATACAAATGGGCAAGCTGTTAGTCCTGTTCAGATATTTTGCCTGAATGTTTCTTATTCAGAATGTGATTTTATGAATTGTAAATCAGTCACTTATTTGGATGAGTGATAAATGAATCATGGCAACATCGCAATTATGTTGTAGCCGATATTCCAAATTCATTTCAATTCTAAAATCCAAAATGAAAAAATTTGTATCTGTTTTACTGGTAGTCTTACTGCTGCCTGTTACTATCCTCTGTGCACAGAAAAGAGTAGCGTTGAGCCATGATGGCAATGCGCACGACAGGGATGATATTCCAGCAGCGGTTGCTACTATGGCGCTGGTCAAGAAAGCAGAAGACCAAGGCATTCTCCAGTTGGTTCACTACCATATTAACTGCCACTCATGGAGTGACCATGATCAAGAAATTACGAATCAGCGAACCAAACAGGAAACTGCTATGGCTGAAGGTAAAGCATTGTGGTATCCAAACAGTAATGTCTTTTACAATGCTCGCTCAGCGACCAGTGCAACCATCACACACCTGAAGAACCAGATCAATGCCTCGACAGCTTCAGATCCGCTGTACATCATTGCGGCAGGACCTTTCGAGGTCATCTATCAGGCATTGGCTGCTGCCACGCAGGCAGGCAGGGACAACACCATTATCATCTCCCACTCCAACTGGAATGAGAACCACGATGATGACGGTGCC is from Limibacter armeniacum and encodes:
- a CDS encoding ribulokinase, translated to MNNTKQYVIGLDYGSDSCRAILVNTADGKVMATHVHPYQRWNKLTYCDALKNQFRQHPLDYLEGLEATVKAVVEELTLAERRFVKAISVDTTGSTPVAVNAQGTPLSMTAGFEENPNAMFLLWKDHTAIREAEEINQLAASWGGEDFTKYEGGIYSSEWFWAKVLHVIREDKEVAAAAYSWMEHCDWIPFVLTGAKDLKTFKRSRCAAGHKAMWHPSWDGLPDKAFLSALDPSLADLRDNLYEHTYTAEQAAGKLCQEWASRLGLTEEVTVTVGTFDAHAGALGGAITSNTLVKVMGTSTCDMLVASEEEIDNNLVQGICGQVDGSIIPGMIGLEAGQSGFGDVLAWFKNLLIWSAKELAPQELQQVSDNIIPALSEAAERIPVTDSSVIALDWINGRRTPDANQLLKGAIHGLNMGIDAPRIFKALVEAICFGSKAIVERFEEEGVPIHTVVGMGGVAKKSTLVMQTLADVLNKPIKVVRSEQAPALGAAMYAAVAAGIYPDVLTAMESMSSGFETTYQPIAAHVSHYASLYEQYKQIGSFTEKITKDNESVQSVEAGML